Proteins encoded together in one Camelina sativa cultivar DH55 chromosome 9, Cs, whole genome shotgun sequence window:
- the LOC104715679 gene encoding probable LRR receptor-like serine/threonine-protein kinase At1g07650: MAKERKLSEVNLFCGFTVPFLFEEQSSLSGNASSPRFVLYKTARISPLLLTYYGLCLGNGQYTVSLHFAEIIFTSDSTFYSLGRRVFDIYVQEKLMIKDFNIEEAAGGTGKPIIKTFVVNVTNHNLKISLRWAGKGTTTLPIRGVYGPMISAISVEPNFKPPTHDGKKNILLIVGIVVAAVIFILVIILVVVFCFWRRRSYKNAMDRELKGLDLQTGNFTLRHIKAATNNFDAANKIGEGGFGSVNKGELSEGRMIAVKKLSSKSKQGSREFVNELGIISSLQHPNLVKLYGCCVEKKQLILVYEYLENNCLSRALFGSRLQLEWPTRKKICLGIARGLKFLHEGSVIKIVHRDIKASNVLLDEDLNAKISDFGLAKLNDDDNTHIRTRIAGTPGYMAPEYAMRGYLTEKADVYSFGVVALEIVSGKSNSSVKPSENLECLLDRAYVLQDMGCLLDLVDPVLGSAYSKEEAMVILNVALMCTNTSPALRPKMSLVVSVLEEKTAMKNLLSDPNFSALNLKLKALRKFTWQSEASTSGPRTTDDSVDAEENTLKDEIVEDPELE; this comes from the exons atggcaaaagaaagaaaattatcaGAGGTGAACTTATTTTGTGGGTTCACTGTTCCCTTTCTCTTTGAAGAACAAAGTTCACTATCAGGCAATGCTTCGTCTCCACGTTTTGTTCTTTACAAGACGGCTCGGATTTCTCCTCTCTTGTTGACTTACTACGGACTCTGTCTGGGAAATGGGCAGTACACTGTGAGTCTCCACTTCGCAGAGATAATATTTACCAGCGACAGTACATTCTACAGTCTTGGCAGACGAGTGTTCGATATTTATGTTCAG GAGAAGTTGATGATCAAAGACTTCAACATTGAAGAAGCTGCTGGTGGTACGGGCAAGCCAATCATAAAAACATTTGTGGTAAATGTAACAAATCACAATTTGAAGATCAGCTTGAGGTGGGCTGGCAAAGGGACAACTACGCTTCCAATTAGAGGAGTTTATGGCCCAATGATCTCTGCTATATCAGTTGAACCTA ATTTCAAACCTCCGACGCATGATGGCAAGAAGAATATCCTACTAATTGTAGGAATTGTAGTTGCAGCAGTAATCTTCATTTTGGTCATCATACTTGTCGTAGTGTTTTGCTTCTGGAGAAGAAGGTCTTACAAAAATGCCATGGACAGAG AGCTGAAGGGTTTAGATCTCCAGACCGGAAATTTCACTCTTCGACATATAAAAGCAGCCACTAATAACTTTGATGCAGCCAACAAGATTGGTGAGGGTGGCTTTGGCTCTGTTAACAAG GGCGAGTTGTCAGAAGGGAGAATGATTGCAGTTAAGAAATTGTCTTCAAAGTCCAAGCAAGGAAGCCGAGAGTTTGTGAATGAATTAGGAATAATCTCATCTCTACAACATCCAAATCTTGTGAAACTATATGGATGTTGTGTGGAGAAGAAGCAACTGATATTGGTCTACGAGTATCTGGAGAACAACTGTCTATCTCGTGCTCTATTTG GATCGAGACTGCAATTAGAATGGCCAACAAGGAAGAAGATTTGCTTAGGCATAGCAAGAGGACTAAAATTTCTCCATGAAGGTTCTGTGATCAAGATTGTGCACAGGGATATAAAGGCGAGCAACGTGTTGCTCGATGAGGATCTCAACGCAAAAATTTCTGACTTTGGTTTGGCAAAGCTAAATGATGATGACAACACACACATCAGAACTCGTATCGCTGGAACACC AGGATATATGGCTCCGGAATACGCCATGCGTGGTTACTTGACTGAAAAAGCTGATGTTTATAGCTTTGGCGTTGTTGCCCTTGAAATTGTCAGTGGAAAGAGTAACTCAAGCGTGAAACCAAGCGAAAACTTGGAGTGCCTTCTTGATCGG GCTTACGTTTTGCAAGACATGGGATGCTTACTAGACCTGGTTGATCCAGTGCTAGGTTCAGCTTACTCAAAAGAGGAAGCGATGGTGATCTTGAACGTGGCGCTAATGTGCACTAACACGTCCCCGGCGTTAAGGCCAAAAATGTCGCTGGTCGTGAGTGTCCTCGAGGAAAAGACCGCAATGAAAAACCTGTTGTCGGACCCAAACTTCTCAGCACTGAACCTGAAGCTGAAGGCTTTAAGGAAATTCACTTGGCAGAGCGAAGCCTCCACAAGCGGACCTCGTACCACTGATGACTCTGTTGATGCGGAGGAGAACACATTAAAAGACGAAATAGTAGAAGACCCCGAACTTGAGTGA